One genomic region from Candidatus Methylomirabilota bacterium encodes:
- a CDS encoding hydantoinase B/oxoprolinase family protein produces MIDPVTHEIIRGGLTSTVREMELLMERCAMSPFIKEKKDYFVGIYDAAGRIVACHISASGPGMLAAILRAYPLETMRPGDVYWFNDPYLTDGAVQHHQDMVFVVPVFHEGRLVAFAATFGHYQDIGGLRAGSISPHATEIYHEGVLVPPVRIVREGRLNEEAYRIFLRNSRLPDLVEGDTRAMMASCHLAETRLGELFTRYGAATVLAAFDACIAETAGRARPLFLGLVPEGEWTFHDFLDGDGGTDARPYRVELTLSRRGEHVRLDGRRSDDQARGPINYMTNPGLLRIAFGRYLQSLDDGLDVNEGLLANLDEWVVREGSLLRPRFPAPLGMRANTRFRVMSCIFGALAQANGGRVPAGSPVYVLYYFRAWDAARGRPILCIEGLGVGLGARPFADGVDVIYYIAQENYPVEYVERDFPLSIERYAVRPDSGGPGFHRGGAGVVRDVRVLCERAELATRMENTLVAPYGVAGGRAGRTG; encoded by the coding sequence ATGATCGACCCCGTCACCCACGAGATCATCCGCGGCGGCCTCACCTCGACCGTCCGCGAGATGGAGCTCCTGATGGAGCGTTGCGCGATGTCGCCCTTCATCAAGGAGAAGAAGGACTACTTCGTCGGGATCTACGACGCGGCCGGGCGTATCGTCGCCTGCCACATCTCGGCGAGCGGCCCCGGCATGCTCGCGGCGATCCTCAGAGCGTACCCGCTCGAGACCATGCGCCCCGGCGACGTCTACTGGTTCAACGACCCCTACCTCACGGACGGCGCCGTCCAGCACCACCAGGACATGGTCTTCGTCGTCCCCGTGTTCCACGAGGGGCGGCTCGTCGCGTTCGCGGCGACGTTCGGCCACTACCAGGACATCGGCGGGCTGCGCGCGGGCAGCATCTCGCCGCACGCGACAGAGATCTACCACGAGGGTGTGCTCGTCCCGCCCGTGCGGATCGTCCGGGAGGGCCGGCTCAACGAGGAGGCGTACCGGATCTTCCTGCGCAACTCGCGCCTGCCCGATCTGGTGGAAGGCGACACGCGGGCCATGATGGCCTCCTGCCACCTCGCCGAGACGCGCCTCGGCGAGCTCTTCACGCGGTACGGCGCCGCGACCGTCCTCGCGGCCTTCGACGCGTGCATCGCCGAGACCGCGGGCCGCGCGCGGCCGCTCTTCCTCGGCCTCGTGCCCGAGGGCGAGTGGACGTTCCACGACTTCCTCGACGGCGACGGCGGGACCGACGCGCGGCCCTACCGCGTCGAGCTGACGCTCTCCCGCCGGGGCGAGCACGTGCGGCTCGACGGCAGGCGCTCCGACGACCAGGCGCGCGGGCCGATCAACTACATGACCAATCCGGGACTGCTGCGCATCGCCTTCGGCCGCTATCTCCAGTCGCTCGACGACGGCCTGGACGTGAACGAGGGCCTGCTCGCGAACCTCGACGAGTGGGTCGTGCGCGAGGGAAGCCTCCTCCGGCCCCGCTTCCCCGCCCCGCTCGGCATGCGCGCCAACACGCGCTTCCGTGTCATGTCGTGCATCTTCGGCGCCCTCGCCCAGGCCAACGGCGGCCGGGTGCCCGCGGGCTCGCCCGTCTACGTCCTCTACTACTTCCGCGCGTGGGACGCGGCACGCGGGCGTCCGATCCTCTGCATCGAGGGCCTCGGGGTAGGCCTCGGCGCCCGCCCGTTCGCCGACGGCGTGGACGTCATCTACTACATCGCACAGGAGAACTATCCCGTCGAGTACGTCGAGCGCGACTTCCCGCTGAGCATCGAGCGCTACGCGGTGCGGCCCGATTCGGGCGGGCCGGGGTTCCACCGCGGGGGGGCGGGCGTCGTGCGCGACGTGCGCGTCCTGTGCGAGCGGGCGGAGCTCGCGACGCGGATGGAGAACACGCTCGTCGCGCCCTACGGCGTGGCGGGCGGCCGCGCGGGCCGGACCGG